The following proteins come from a genomic window of Microbacterium lemovicicum:
- a CDS encoding cytochrome P450: MRTPLHEDGVGLLLHGYGLGARIWARVPRGARAAPMRLLGRPALFVRGAEGVAAFYDETRVARHGAMPALVQGTLFGRGSVHSLDGDEHRHRKRTFVDVAYDSDEVARYLPLLETEWQAEVADWAAGSQRSAYDAAVGTFGRSVMAWAGLPGTRAARTRWAARLAQIVDGFGTPYSPAYLAAAANRWWSDRHARDLIEAVRAGALEPAKGTALHAWAWHGDAGGALLSSRLAGVELQNSMRPMIAVARFVAFAAKELHDRPEWRARIAVETAERGRVVGGPLATAFAQEIRRTAPFVPMLPGWALSDVSVGGETVRAGGRVVLDILGTDLDERSWERPEDFDPERFVGVDDYEALEAFIPHGGADVASGHRCPGERLAIAGLAAAVAALSDPRVGILGDGLEVNRRRMPTMPASGGQVRAGGGGCPFHRSEGTPPDRGL, encoded by the coding sequence ATGAGGACCCCTCTCCACGAGGACGGCGTCGGGCTGCTGCTGCACGGCTACGGCCTGGGCGCCCGCATCTGGGCGCGCGTGCCCCGCGGCGCGCGGGCCGCACCCATGCGGCTGCTGGGACGTCCGGCGCTGTTCGTGCGCGGCGCGGAGGGCGTCGCCGCGTTCTACGACGAGACCCGGGTGGCGCGGCACGGTGCGATGCCGGCCCTGGTGCAGGGCACGCTCTTCGGCCGGGGATCGGTGCACAGCCTCGACGGCGACGAGCACCGGCACCGCAAGCGCACGTTCGTCGACGTCGCCTACGACTCCGATGAGGTCGCGCGCTACCTGCCGCTCCTCGAGACGGAATGGCAGGCGGAGGTGGCCGACTGGGCGGCGGGCTCCCAGCGCTCCGCCTACGACGCGGCCGTCGGGACGTTCGGACGCTCGGTGATGGCGTGGGCGGGGCTGCCGGGCACCCGCGCCGCCCGCACGCGGTGGGCGGCGCGCCTCGCGCAGATCGTCGACGGCTTCGGAACGCCGTACTCGCCCGCCTACCTCGCCGCCGCCGCGAACCGGTGGTGGTCGGACCGGCACGCCCGCGACCTCATCGAAGCCGTCCGTGCGGGTGCCCTCGAGCCGGCGAAGGGCACCGCACTGCACGCCTGGGCGTGGCACGGCGATGCCGGGGGCGCGCTCCTGTCATCCCGGCTCGCGGGCGTCGAGCTGCAGAACAGCATGCGCCCGATGATCGCGGTCGCGCGCTTCGTCGCCTTCGCCGCGAAGGAGCTGCACGACCGGCCGGAGTGGCGGGCGCGCATCGCGGTCGAGACGGCGGAGCGCGGACGCGTCGTCGGCGGTCCGCTCGCGACGGCGTTCGCGCAGGAGATCCGGCGCACGGCGCCCTTCGTGCCGATGCTGCCCGGATGGGCGCTGAGCGACGTCTCAGTGGGCGGCGAGACCGTGCGGGCCGGCGGGCGGGTCGTGCTCGACATCCTCGGCACCGATCTGGACGAGCGCTCCTGGGAGCGACCGGAGGACTTCGACCCCGAGCGGTTCGTCGGCGTCGACGACTACGAGGCGCTCGAGGCGTTCATCCCGCACGGAGGTGCGGACGTGGCATCCGGTCATCGCTGTCCCGGTGAGAGGCTGGCCATCGCCGGACTGGCGGCGGCCGTGGCGGCGCTCAGCGATCCGCGCGTCGGCATCCTCGGCGACGGCCTCGAGGTGAACCGCCGTCGGATGCCGACCATGCCGGCCTCGGGCGGACAGGTGCGCGCCGGCGGCGGCGGGTGTCCGTTCCACCGGTCGGAGGGCACGCCGCCGGACCGCGGACTCTGA
- a CDS encoding alcohol dehydrogenase catalytic domain-containing protein — protein MKALTWQGKRNVSVETVPDPVIQHPTDAIIRVTSTAICGSDLHLYEVFGPFLDAGDILGHEPMGVVVEVGSAVTSLAVGDRVVVPFNISCGECFMCRRGLQSQCETTQVTEYGSGASLFGYTKLYGQVPGGQAEYLRIPLADYNHVRVGDELPDDRYLFLSDILPTAWQGVQYAEVPQGGTMVVMGLGPVGQFAARIGVQRGYRVLAVEPEADRRAMAERHGVLAYDLTDDVVDQLRDVTEGRGADGVVDAVGLEAHGNPGVKFAQNAIGLLPDGIAQKLMDTAGMDRLASVYASIDVVRRGGTVSLSGVYAGDADVLPMKTMFDKQLSLRMGQCNVKNWVEDILPLVEDPADPLGVMDLVTHHAPLEDAPALYETFQKKEDGCIKVVLRPGAPVVAGGRA, from the coding sequence ATGAAGGCGTTGACATGGCAGGGCAAGCGGAACGTCTCGGTCGAGACGGTCCCCGACCCGGTGATCCAGCATCCGACGGACGCGATCATCCGGGTGACCTCGACGGCGATCTGCGGTTCCGACCTGCACCTGTACGAGGTGTTCGGGCCGTTCCTGGACGCCGGCGACATCCTGGGGCACGAGCCGATGGGCGTGGTGGTCGAGGTGGGCTCGGCCGTGACCTCACTGGCGGTGGGCGACCGCGTCGTCGTGCCGTTCAACATCTCCTGCGGAGAGTGCTTCATGTGCCGCCGCGGCCTGCAGTCGCAGTGCGAGACGACGCAGGTCACCGAGTACGGCAGCGGCGCCTCCCTGTTCGGCTACACCAAGCTGTACGGGCAGGTGCCCGGCGGGCAGGCGGAGTACCTCCGCATCCCGCTGGCCGACTACAACCACGTGCGCGTCGGCGATGAGCTGCCCGACGATCGCTACCTCTTCCTGAGCGACATCCTCCCCACCGCCTGGCAGGGCGTGCAGTACGCCGAGGTGCCGCAGGGCGGGACCATGGTCGTGATGGGTCTCGGACCGGTCGGCCAGTTCGCCGCCCGCATCGGCGTGCAGCGCGGCTATCGGGTGCTGGCGGTCGAGCCCGAGGCCGACCGTCGCGCCATGGCCGAGCGCCACGGCGTGCTCGCCTACGACCTGACGGATGACGTCGTGGACCAGCTCCGCGATGTGACGGAGGGCCGGGGAGCGGACGGCGTGGTGGACGCGGTCGGGCTCGAGGCGCACGGCAATCCGGGCGTGAAGTTCGCGCAGAACGCCATCGGCCTGCTGCCGGACGGCATCGCGCAGAAGCTGATGGACACCGCCGGCATGGACCGGCTCGCCAGCGTGTACGCCTCGATCGACGTCGTGCGCCGCGGCGGCACAGTGTCGTTGTCGGGCGTCTACGCCGGCGACGCGGACGTGCTGCCCATGAAGACGATGTTCGACAAGCAGCTCAGCCTGCGGATGGGCCAGTGCAACGTCAAGAACTGGGTCGAGGACATCCTGCCGCTCGTCGAGGACCCGGCCGATCCGCTCGGTGTGATGGACCTCGTGACGCACCACGCGCCGCTCGAGGACGCGCCCGCGCTGTACGAGACGTTCCAGAAGAAGGAGGACGGATGCATCAAGGTCGTCCTCCGGCCCGGCGCACCGGTCGTCGCGGGCGGGAGAGCATGA
- a CDS encoding Asp23/Gls24 family envelope stress response protein, whose protein sequence is MSDDRVPDKLDCGRSVEELSAYLEAGRQPYDRDIETCPDCLNAIESLQRVGQLSRDLVAEDAALLPAPPQSWFEGIFSAIHSELRAGRSIPITHPDPRVSITLAEGAVRSLLRSVGDSLDGVFIGRTEIVGDAEIPGAPVQVVLTATIGWGQSIPDVSETLRVKVFEALERHTELNVTAVDVIVEDIHGYTPKDER, encoded by the coding sequence ATGAGCGACGACAGGGTCCCCGACAAGCTCGACTGCGGTCGTTCGGTCGAGGAGCTCAGCGCGTACCTCGAGGCGGGCCGGCAGCCCTACGACCGCGACATCGAGACGTGTCCGGACTGCCTCAACGCGATCGAGTCCCTGCAGCGCGTCGGCCAGCTCTCGCGCGACCTCGTCGCGGAGGATGCGGCGCTGCTGCCTGCGCCGCCGCAGAGCTGGTTCGAAGGCATCTTCTCGGCGATCCACTCCGAGCTGCGGGCGGGCCGCAGCATCCCGATCACACATCCCGATCCGCGGGTGTCGATCACCCTCGCGGAAGGAGCGGTGCGGTCGCTGCTGCGTTCGGTCGGCGATTCGCTGGACGGCGTCTTCATCGGACGCACGGAGATCGTCGGCGACGCCGAGATCCCGGGCGCACCCGTGCAGGTCGTGCTCACCGCGACGATCGGATGGGGTCAGTCGATCCCCGACGTCTCCGAGACCCTGCGCGTCAAGGTCTTCGAAGCGCTCGAGCGCCACACGGAACTGAATGTCACGGCCGTCGACGTGATCGTCGAAGACATCCACGGATACACCCCGAAGGACGAGAGATGA
- a CDS encoding RNA polymerase sigma factor, whose product MNEALAAVSDHILVQRSVDGDPVAFGEIVRRHSSLMRAYVFRIVGSISEADDVVQEAFVVAWKQLPTLRDPSAVKAWLMRIASREAFGHIRRRPAEQPFEDYSRTTPVDAQPENVAVRNAQLRALSAALDKLSDDQRQAWLLREIAELSYTEIAEEMDIPPSTVRGILSRARASIAVQMEEWR is encoded by the coding sequence GTGAACGAGGCACTCGCCGCCGTCTCGGATCACATCCTCGTCCAGCGGTCCGTGGACGGCGACCCGGTCGCCTTCGGCGAGATCGTGCGGCGGCACTCCTCCCTCATGCGGGCGTACGTTTTCCGCATCGTCGGCTCGATCTCCGAAGCGGACGACGTGGTGCAGGAAGCCTTCGTCGTGGCGTGGAAGCAGCTGCCCACCCTGCGCGACCCCTCAGCCGTGAAGGCGTGGCTGATGCGGATCGCCAGTCGCGAGGCGTTCGGCCACATCCGCCGTCGTCCGGCGGAGCAGCCCTTCGAGGACTACTCCCGTACGACGCCGGTGGACGCGCAGCCCGAGAACGTCGCGGTGCGCAACGCCCAGCTGAGGGCCCTGTCCGCAGCGCTGGACAAGCTGTCCGACGACCAGAGACAGGCTTGGCTCCTGCGGGAGATCGCGGAACTGAGCTATACAGAGATTGCGGAAGAGATGGACATACCTCCCAGCACGGTGCGAGGCATCCTGTCACGGGCTCGTGCGAGCATCGCCGTCCAGATGGAGGAGTGGCGATGA